One region of Culex pipiens pallens isolate TS chromosome 2, TS_CPP_V2, whole genome shotgun sequence genomic DNA includes:
- the LOC128092834 gene encoding uncharacterized protein LOC128092834 has translation MAYPPPPKMQLPRPNLAAAAVPANEGARWQQPIRGGFLDAGELIEMYLEKTWFRTRSSWRSRKRPASKLQLPSARTPIRYRNVRASCHQRDELPISLYKGQDTSEPVRNMSS, from the exons ATGGCGTATCCTCCTCCTCCCAAG ATGCAGCTTCCCCGGCCAAacttagcagcagcagcagttccggCCAACGAGGGCGCAAGATGGCAACAGCCAATCAGAGGCGGCTTCCTGGATGCCGGAGAGTTGATTGAGATGTACCTCGAAAAAACCTGGTTCAGAACAAGGAGTTCTTGGAGAAGCAGGAAGCGTCCTGCATCGAAGTTGCAATTGCCGAGCGCAAGAACGCCGATAAGGTACAGGAACGTCCGTGCCAGCTGCCATCAACGAGACGAGCTGCCGATTTCACTCTACAAGGGACAAGATACTAGCGAGCCGGTTCGAAATATGTCTTCGTGA